Proteins from a genomic interval of Falco rusticolus isolate bFalRus1 chromosome 7, bFalRus1.pri, whole genome shotgun sequence:
- the CCNB2 gene encoding G2/mitotic-specific cyclin-B2, with the protein MALPVSRRAPVTRGMENAVIDLKSKAKTRLAGKRAALEEIGNKVVTRGTHATKKTECCKASTKPTKGPSKIVNATALPKPPAAANQTLKENGIPKVLSPVPMDVSMEEKDLCQAFSDVLLNNVEDIDADDWGNPQLCSDYVKDIYLYLRELELQQSVHPHYLDGKTINGRMRAILVDWLVQVHSRFQLLQETLYMCVAIMDRFLQSHAVSRKRLQLVGVTALLLASKYEEMYSPDIADFVYITDNAYTSDEVREMEITILKELNFDLGRPLPIHFLRRASKAGKADAKQHTLAKYLMELTLIDYDMVHHRPSEIAAAALCLSQKILGHEKWGTKHQYYTGYTEDSLVMTMKHMAKNVVKVNETLTKYIAIKNKYASRELLMISTIPQLSGAIIKDLALSLSG; encoded by the exons ATGGCGTTGCCGGTGTCGCGCCGCGCCCCT GTCACTAGAGGGATGGAGAATGCTGTGATTGATCTTAAAAGTAAAGCCAAAACTCGCCTTGCTGGTAAAAGGGCTGCTTTGgaagaaataggaaataaagTTGTGACACGAGGAACCCATGCGACTAAG aaaacagaatgcTGCAAAGCATCCACAAAACCTACAAAAGGCCCCAGTAAGATCGTAAATGCAACTGCACTGCCTaaacctccagctgctgcaaatcaaacattgaaagaaaatggtattCCAAAG GTTCTGTCTCCTGTCCCTATGGATGTGTCTATGGAAGAGAAGGATTTGTGCCAAGCCTTTTCTGATGTGTTGCTCAACAATGTAGAAGACATTGATGCTGATGACTGGGGGAATCCTCAACTGTGTAGTGACTACGTAAAAGATATCTATCTGTATCTGAGAGAGCTTGAG CTGCAGCAATCAGTCCACCCACATTACCTTGATGGGAAGACGATCAATGGACGTATGCGCGCAATTTTAGTTGACTGGCTTGTCCAGGTCCACTCAAGATTCCAGCTCTTGCAGGAAACACTGTATATGTGTGTGGCAATTATGGATCGCTTCTTACAA AGTCATGCAGTATCTCGCAAGAGGCTTCAGCTGGTGGGTGTAACAGCACTGCTTCTAGCTTCAAAATACGAGGAGATGTACTCTCCTGACATAGCAGACTTTGTTTACATTACTGATAATGCCTACACCAGTGATGAAGTTAGAGAAATGGAGATTACAATTCTTAAAGAGTTAAACTTTGATTTGGGACGACCTCTTCCAATTCACTTCTTAAGAAGAGCATCAAAAGCTGGGAAG GCTGATGCGAAGCAACATACACTAGCAAAATACCTGATGGAGCTGACACTGATAGACTACGACATGGTTCATCATCGTCCTTCAGAGATTGCAGCTGCTGCGTTATGCTTGTCCCAAAAGATTCTGGGACATGAAAAATGG GGTACGAAGCACCAGTACTACACTGGGTATACAGAAGACAGCCTTGTGATGACGATGAAACATATGGCCAAGAACGTGGTCAAAGTAAATGAGACATTAACCAAATACATT GCTATAAAGAACAAGTATGCGAGTAGAGAACTACTGATGATCAGCACAATTCCTCAGCTGAGTGGCGCGATTATCAAGGACCTGGCTTTATCACTCTCAGGATAA